One window of Myxocyprinus asiaticus isolate MX2 ecotype Aquarium Trade chromosome 6, UBuf_Myxa_2, whole genome shotgun sequence genomic DNA carries:
- the ankrd12 gene encoding ankyrin repeat domain-containing protein 12 isoform X3, translating to MAKPGSDRDGAMAEKTVGKRSKEKISPFSKTPKLDRSEILGKEGKCKSSMKRKLSFTVSPPRNEELHSDTDKDVPDKKKVKKESGTKKSTPVNILFGYPLSERKQMALVMQMTARDNSPDTMPSHPSQTPPMQKKIASSSSSRQKDKVNKRNERGETSLHMAAIRGDVKQVKELISLGADVNVKDFAGWTPLHEACNLGYYDVAKVLIGAGAEVNTQGLDDDTPLHDASSSGHKDIVKLLLCNGGNAFQANKRGERPVDVADSQEVEQLLKGEIPLSEPEESSSESEDPPSVNPSSVDENMEYSDAEKDSDNKSTTVKASSSLSGLDEYEFKDEEEEDDLSKALNDRHILRRELRQNEKEEKERNHYASKQGSKSDQSMLACKSKKTKATRVYCSSESSSDEAEVPSERRSSPTRSVSVDGHKTDNRSKKESLNITPAEQKEKGKLKKKNKSQSKNKENQEVREDGKENSKSLIFSTATVSDNSDKGVREEDSFKMSFSAKDDTSVHLFHLSVVKSPKLNHNQTDKQTTPLKQENAKMCVSTGDGSCPVDSVKYNHYTESDFCTEGSSSKSCKHKEKSKHHHKELSLDVDDGSSSPFKDSCLSNSMESSEGVFRKTDKDGKVVKKHKLKHKEKEKYRKEYEAERNRHRQKEARKDGHKNMEFDREFWKENFFKSEENEELTGKCEMLGGGSPLKSSESSPVKEEKGASKDKHSSSSSCKDRRPKEEREKDKTIKKEKKEVPLKDERGKDGRGDEIDDQTDGLGSGRISEGSLHSSGVKEEADDKPVTGILVDQDQQESVEKNTRERNDKRVLTKDREPEKSDKKHADKDKKVKSEHSADKPELHNSSDRWKEEKKLTSISHSPNEKGHKDSEKLKVMSVMKKHEENKKNKDKLDKRAEKEHSSGDHKDKTSSEKKAKAPEKTTDHGKSDRTKEKERDKEKDSDKRKKEKSKEPTPSSTSYSNLKLLLEEKKGYISENNKVISCKSKEELTKPSEKDRDRRERERESERHRDRERDRHKDKDKDRSQLNRDGKISKTKPSEVDSKPKVAPALKDTHPKEKRLVNDDLMKTSFERMLSLKDQEIEQWHKKHLEKIKQKERERLKQRPGIDLVKQKSKDKMKTPLSSEPCVTKELTRSKSSEVSEGHCEKTLKDATSGRTLSLDTKNLSSFGKNGPVIENNISRSPRPESEKSGLMSRSVSMMSVASSEDSCQTTILTPRPTEYDSDLNMEASDSQPSFLQSSHILQSSRSPTVHDKDTCSLPESALCNRTPLSSRHPSPCLRAILDEEAKVQPAENRLSEESQKISIASHPSNEQAAVHQTEISATHVQETRCSQSLTGTLPDAESQTTSTEGEGITSVCQAQSSSHLADLSSQQGGHTQDNGVFQTHLENSHSCNTGSQVEQPGLGQLDVSGTVMTEGSNKDSTLGVESQVVSIQSSQTPNTLDKNAFLHSSSQQWETALYSSNEQTQRANCSLRPEQKEKPLIVAENKLDKIGENISRRDNTSTANSSFGSFRSSSEETAKPLLRTTNVEEDTENNSESVQEESTTSFSSESLVTVDAQTEKLEDGLLSTSTNVSHCTSPERIPEDSMELSEEVSDEKRVTETDGTKVLSSEESVTTQALAESKADVEMSDQLAVEELPAKSDLQASGEQGQSNTGVEQDPQVEPPSEGTSGSSSPLSVVERDSDTSGAKTKVRLVEEEGDIQVTHPRKRKMPRVLLQAQTNLTAQQVKEKTQQSLAAIVDALKLEEIEPYQTERANPYYEYLHIRKKIEEKRKVLCSVIPQAPQYYDEYVTFNGSYLLDGNPLSKLCIPTITPPPSLSEPLKEMFKQQEIMRMKLRLQHSIEREKLIVSNEQEVLRVHYRAARTLANQTLPFSACTVLLDAEVYNMPQDVQVSDHLGDDGKTSVRDRFNARQFMSWLQDVDDKFDKLKTCLLMRQQHEAAALNAVQRLEWQLKLQELDPATYKSTSIFEIPEFYIPLVEVNDDFDLTPI from the exons ACAAAGATGTTCCGGATAAGAAGAAGGTTAAGAAGGAGTCGGGGACTAAGAAGTCAACCCCTGTGAACATTTTGTTCGGCTATCCTTTATCAGAACGAAAGCAGATGGCGCTTGTAATGCAGATGACAGCGAGAGACAACAGTCCAG ATACGATGCCAAGCCACCCGTCTCAAACGCCGCCAATGCAGAAAAAGATAGCTAGCAGCTCGTCCTCACGGCAGAAAGACAAAGTGAACAAACGGAACGAGAGAGGGGAGACCTCGCTGCATATGGCTGCGATCAGGGGGGATGTCAAACAGGTGAAGGAACTCATCAGCCTTGGAGCGGATGTAAATGTCAAAGATTTTGCAG GTTGGACGCCTCTCCATGAAGCTTGTAACCTTGGTTACTATGATGTAGCGAAGGTTCTGATTGGTGCAGGAGCGGAAGTGAACACGCAGGGACTGGACGATGACACTCCGCTTCATGACGCATCCAGCAGTGGACATAAAGAT ATTGTGAAGCTGCTATTGTGTAATGGAGGCAATGCATTCCAGGCCaacaagagaggagagagaccgGTTGATGTTGCTGACTCTCAGGAGGTTGAGCAATTACTCAAGGGAGAGATCCCTCTGTCAGAACCAGAAGAGAGCTCTTCGG aatcTGAGGACCCACCTTCTGTTAATCCATCCAGTGTAGATGAGAACATGGAATACTCTGATGCTGAAAAAGACTCTGACAATAAATCCACGACAGTGAAGGCCTCATCATCCTTGTCAGGGCTAGATGAATATGAGTTCAaggatgaggaagaggaggatgaccTGAGTAAAGCACTTAATGACAGACACATCCTAAGGCGAGAGCTCCGCCAAAACGAAAAAGAGGAGAAGGAAAGAAACCACTATGCTTCCAAACAGGGCAGCAAAAGCGACCAGTCAATGCTGGCGTGCAAGTCTAAAAAAACAAAGGCAACCCGTGTGTACTGTAGTTCAGAAAGTTCAAGCGATGAAGCCGAGGTGCCATCAGAAAGAAGGAGCTCGCCGACTAGGTCGGTCAGCGTAGATGGTCACAAAACTGACAATAGatcgaagaaagaaagtctcaaTATTACACCAGCGGAGCAGAAAGAAAAAGGTAAACTGAAGAAAAAGAACAAGAGCCAAAGCAAAAACAAGGAGAACCAAGAAGTTCGAGAAGATGGTAAAGAGAACAGCAAATCCCTTATTTTTTCCACGGCCACTGTGTCCGACAATTCTGATAAGGGTGTCAGGGAAGAGGACTCCTTCAAAATGTCGTTCAGTGCAAAGGATGACACATCGGTCCACCTGTTTCACTTGTCTGTAGTCAAGTCCCCAAAGCTGAACCACAACCAAACTGACAAGCAAACAACCCCTCTGAAACAAGAAAATGCTAAGATGTGTGTTTCAACTGGCGATGGGTCCTGTCCAGTGGACAGTGTCAAGTACAACCACTACACAGAGTCGGACTTCTGCACAGAAGGTTCAAGCAGTAAGAGCTGCAAACACAAGGAGAAAAGCAAGCATCACCACAAAGAGCTCAGCTTAGATGTAGATGATGGTAGCTCCAGTCCTTTCAAAGACAGTTGTCTTAGCAACAGTATGGAGAGTTCTGAGGGTGTATTCAGGAAGACTGACAAAGATGGGAAAGTTGTTAAGAAGCACAAACTGAAACACAAGGAGAAGGAAAAGTACAGGAAAGAGTACGAGGCCGAGAGGAATCGCCATCGGCAGAAAGAGGCCCGCAAAGATGGACATAAAAATATGGAGTTCGATCGGGAGTTTTGGAAAGAGAACTTCTTCAAAAGTGAAGAGAATGAAGAGCTCACTGGTAAATGTGAGATGCTTGGTGGTGGATCTCCTCTGAAATCTTCAGAATCATCACCTGTTAAAGAGGAAAAAGGGGCATCAAAAGACAAACATTCGAGCAGCAGTAGCTGCAAGGACAGAAGGCCAAAGGAGGAGCGAGAAAAGGACAAGaccataaaaaaagagaaaaaggaggTTCCCCTCAAAGACGAGCGTGGAAAGGATGGAAGGGGAGATGAAATTGATGACCAGACTGATGGCCTTGGCTCTGGACGAATTTCTGAGGGTTCATTACACAGTTCTGGAGTGAAAGAGGAAGCAGATGATAAGCCGGTCACTGGGATTTTGGTTGACCAAGATCAACAGGAGTCTGTAGAGAAGAACACTCGAGAGAGAAATGATAAGCGTGTGCTAACAAAGGATCGGGAGCCTGAGAAGTCTGATAAAAAGCATGCAGATAAAGACAAGAAAGTCAAATCTGAGCATTCAGCTGACAAGCCTGAATTGCACAACTCCTCAGATCGATGGAAAGAGGAGAAGAAATTAACAAGCATTTCACATTCACCCAATGAGAAGGGCCATAAAGATAGTGAAAAGCTCAAGGTAATGTCAGTGATGAAAAAACATGaggaaaacaaaaagaataaGGACAAGCTTGACAAAAGAGCAGAGAAAGAGCATTCTTCTGGTGACCACAAAGATAAAACAAGTTCTGAAAAGAAAGCAAAAGCCCCTGAGAAAACCACGGATCATGGCAAATCTGACCGCACTAAGGAAAAAGAACGGGATAAGGAAAAAGATTCTGACAAGAGGAAGAAAGAGAAATCGAAAGAGCCCACCCCCTCTTCCACATCCTACTCCAATCTCAAGTTGTTGTTGGAAGAGAAGAAAGGCTACATTTCTGAGAACAATAAGGTCATCTCATGTAAATCAAAAGAAGAGCTAACGAAGCCTtcagagaaagacagagatagaAGAGAAAGGGAACGGGAGTCTGAAAGGCATCGAGACCGCGAGCGAGATCGACACAAGGACAAAGATAAAGACCGGTCACAGCTGAATAGAGATGGCAAAATTAGCAAGACGAAACCAAGTGAAGTGGATTCCAAACCTAAAGTTGCACCTGCTCTGAAGGATACTCATCCCAAAGAAAAGAGGTTGGTCAATGATGATCTCATGAAGACCAGCTTTGAACGCATGCTTAGTCTCAAGGACCAGGAAATTGAACAGTGGCACAAGAAACACTTAGAGAAAATCAAGCAGAAAGAAAGGGAACGACTAAAACAACGGCCAGGAATTGACCTAGTTAAACAGAAAAGCAAGGATAAAATGAAAACTCCTCTGTCCAGTGAGCCCTGTGTAACCAAGGAACTAACTCGCTCCAAAAGCTCAGAAGTCTCGGAGGGTCATTGTGAGAAGACCTTAAAAGATGCCACCAGTGGAAGAACGCTCTCGCTAGATACGAAAAATCTCTCGTCCTTTGGAAAGAATGGTCCAGTAATAGAAAACAACATTAGTCGATCCCCACGACCAGAGAGTGAAAAATCTGGCCTTATGTCAAGATCCGTATCCATGATGTCTGTGGCAAGCTCAGAAGACTCCTGCCAGACAACCATATTAACCCCTAGACCCACTGAATATGATTCTGACCTCAACATGGAAGCTTCAGATTCACAGCCATCTTTCCTGCAGTCTTCCCACATTCTACAGTCCTCCAGGTCACCTACTGTTCATGATAAAGATACTTGCAGTCTTCCCGAATCAGCTCTCTGCAATCGCACACCATTGTCAAGCAGGCATCCTTCTCCATGCTTAAGGGCAATTCTGGATGAAGAAGCCAAGGTGCAACCAGCAGAAAATAGACTAAGTGAAGAGTCCCAGAAAATTAGTATTGCGTCACACCCAAGCAATGAGCAAGCTGCAGTGCATCAGACAGAAATTAGTGCAACCCACGTTCAGGAGACTCGATGTAGTCAAAGTCTCACTGGTACTCTTCCAGATGCCGAAAGTCAGACAACTAGTACTGAGGGTGAAGGCATCACTTCTGTTTGTCAAGCTCAGTCTTCATCACACTTAGCAGACCTTAGCAGCCAACAAGGTGGCCACACACAGGATAATGGTGTGTTTCAGACCCATTTGGAGAACAGCCATTCTTGCAACACTGGTAGTCAAGTAGAGCAGCCCGGTCTTGGTCAGCTTGATGTGTCTGGTACAGTAATGACAGAGGGCTCCAACAAGGATTCTACATTAGGTGTTGAATCACAAGTTGTATCAATTCAGTCCTCTCAGACACCGAATACTTTGGacaagaatgcatttttgcattcaaGTAGCCAGCAATGGGAAACTGCCCTATATTCCAGCAATGAGCAGACACAGAGAGCCAACTGTAGTCTGAGACCAGAGCAGAAAGAGAAACCCTTAATTGTTGCTGAGAACAAACTGGACAAGATTGGGGAAAATATCTCCAGAAGAGATAACACAAGCACTGCAAACTCATCTTTTGGTTCGTTCAGATCCAGCTCTGAGGAAACTGCTAAACCACTGCTGAGAACCACCAACGTAGAGGAGGATACAGAAAATAATTCTGAAAGTGTCCAAGAAGAAAGTACAACAAGTTTCTCCAGTGAGTCACTGGTTACAGTTGATGCTCAAACAGAGAAACTTGAAGATGGCCTGCTTTCAACGTCAACGAATGTGTCTCACTGCACTAGTCCAGAAAGGATCCCTGAAGATTCAATGGAATTGTCTGAAGAGGTTTCAGACGAGAAACGAGTCACAGAGACAGATGGCACAAAAGTCTTATCCTCAGAAGAAAGTGTGACAACCCAAGCTCTAGCTGAAAGTAAGGCAGATGTAGAGATGTCAGACCAGCTTGCTGTTGAGGAGCTGCCTGCAAAATCAGACCTTCAGGCTAGTGGGGAACAAGGTCAAAGCAACACTGGAGTTGAGCAAGATCCTCAGGTAGAGCCACCTAGTGAAGGAACCTCAGGAAGCTCCTCACCATTATCCGTTGTGGAAAGAGATTCCGATACATCTGGGGCCAAAACCAAAGTTCGACTCGTGGAAGAGGAAGGTGATATCCAGGTGACCCATCCAAGGAAACGAAAGATGCCTAGGGTTTTGCTTCAAGCACAAACGAACCTAACAGCTCAGCAGGTCAAAGAAAAGACACAACAGTCCTTAGCTGCAATTGTAGATGCATTGAAGCTTGAAGAGATCGAGCCTTACCAGACCGAGAGAGCGAACCCATATTATGAGTACTTACACATTCGCAAGAAGATCGAGGAGAAGAGGAAAGTTCTTTGTAGTGTCATTCCTCAAGCTCCTCAGTACTACGATGAGTATGTGACATTTAATGGGTCCTACCTGCTGGATGGAAACCCACTGAGCAAGCTCTGCATCCCGACC ATTACTCCACCCCCCTCTCTATCTGAACCACTGAAGGAGATGTTCAAACAGCAGGAGATTATGAGGATGAAGCTAAGATTGCAGCACAGCATAGAGAGG GAAAAGCTGATTGTATCCAATGAGCAAGAGGTTTTGAGAGTTCATTACCGTGCTGCAAGAACACTAGCCAATCAGACGCTTCCATTCAGTGCCTGCACGGTCCTATTGGATGCTGAAGTATACAACATGCCCCAGGACGTCCAAGTGAGTGACCATCTT GGTGATGATGGGAAAACTTCTGTTAGAGATCGGTTCAATGCAAGACAGTTTATGTCTTGGCTTCAAGATGTAGACGACAAGTTTGACAAGTTAAag ACATGTCTCTTGATGCGGCAGCAGCACGAAGCGGCCGCGTTAAACGCGGTTCAGCGTCTGGAGTGGCAGCTAAAGCTGCAGGAACTGGATCCCGCCACTTACAAGTCTACCAGCATTTTCGAGATTCCCGAATTCTACATCCCACTCGTGGAAGTCAATGACGACTTTGACCTGACGCCAATATGA